From Vanrija pseudolonga chromosome 1, complete sequence, a single genomic window includes:
- the SAE1 gene encoding SUMO-activating enzyme subunit 1: MASETPTASNGHITEDEASLYDRQIRLWGLEAQTKMRSSTVLVLSLRGVAHELIKNIVLAGIGRLIVADGEKVTEEDLGSGFLFQEEAGAVGTERTAAALPQIASLNPLVSLTARPSLAPFVTEDGSDEDAIAAFLREEKVDVVVACDLSFKQMEAIDAGARKAGSMFYGAGTYGFYGYVFADLGKEYEFVVSPKGLPNETPVLEKKTAAFASLASVVDRSKWDLPATQVAEGGSPFRGLTRNNSKGQQPGLVIGLLALWEFEKRHGSLPTGAEGQQAEITAIAEELRKELAINEKALPAVDASVIEHLSSHATHFFPPTLAILGGLLAQDVLRVLSHKDTPIINLLSVDSLGGVGTVTRWAMAEPVDAAV, from the exons ATGGCTTCAGAAACGCCAACAGCCTCCAACGGGCACATCACAGAGG ACGAGGCGTCGCTGTATGACCGCCAGATCCGTCTGTGgggcctcgaggcgcagaCCAA gatgcgctcgtcgaccgttCTCGTGCTCTctctgcgcggcgtcgcacACGAGCTAATCAAGAACATCGTGCTCGCGGGTATCGGCCGCCTGATCGTCGCCGACGGGGAGAAGGTGACCGAGGAAGACTTGGGCAGCGGCTTCCTTTTCCAGGAAGAAGCGGGGGCTGTTGGCAccgag CGCACAGCAGCCGCCCTCCCCCAAATCGCCTCCCTCAACCCCCTCGTGTCGCTCACCGCGCGCCCTTCCCTCGCGCCCTTCGTCaccgaggacggcagcgacgaggacgcgatcgccgccttcctccgcgAGGAGAAGGTGGACGTTGTCGTCGCGTGCGACCTGTCCTTTAAACAGATG gaggccatcgacgccggcgcgcgcaaggccggcTCCATGTTCTACGGCGCGGGCACTTACGGCTTCTATGGCTACGTGTTCGCCGATCTGGGCAAGGAGTACGAGTTTGTTGTCAG cccCAAGGGCCTCCCCAACGAAACGCCTGTGCTTGAGAAGAAGACGGCCGCGTTCGCGTCCCTCGCCTCGGTCGTCGACAGGAGCAAGTGGGACCTGCCAGCTACGCAGGTGGCTGAGGGCGGCAGCCCGTTCCGCGGCCTGACGCGTAACAACAGTAAGGGGCAGCAGCCTGGTCTGGTTATTGGTCTTCTGG CCCTCTGGGAGTTTGAGAAGCGCCACggctcgctgccgacgggcgccgagggccagcaggccgagatcaccgccatcgccgaggagctgcgcaAGGAGCTCGCGATCAACGAGAAGGCGCTGCCggcggtcgacgcgtcgGTGATTGAGCACCTCTCATCCCACGCGACGCACTTCTTCCCGCCCACGCTGGcgatcctcggcggcctcctggCGCAAGACGTCCTCCGCGTCCTTTCGCACAAGGACACGCCGATCATCAACCTCCTTTCTGTtgactcgctcggcggcgtgggcacCGTCACGCGCTGGGCGATGGCCGAGccggtcgacgcggccgttTAG
- the YTM1 gene encoding Ribosome biogenesis protein YTM1 produces the protein MSGSTNGAARQIPVNLFTRSDKYAIPQSTYFIPADWRRFQLSELINKVLGHGAESGLAPVPFDFVVDGEVLRSSLDAWVKKHRGDDEETAINVEYLQSVLPPSEVGRWEQDDWVSGLSLARPGHLLVSSYLSNVQVTSLSSSSPLYTLPLPTSLGATSTTWVSPASSTSDILVAAGGVDRATHVFSLPSLDPDVAASEGATAREVYTLMGHTGPISSVAASSGRDILSASWDGLLHLYVLPAAEPEEHQVPAEPTSYLPGQKKRRKLEGDAPRIIEGLTDGDVGEGGWRCVPDLVFRGHHGRVGAGIFDREDAGRVWSAGWDGSVRGWDAESGAGVIVRQGPSDKALLCLDQFAQTATLAAGSMDRTVTLWDTRQATSLIAATFNLVSPVPSIACHPTSPFTFAAATYAGNVQIWDVRSPKHALFSVKRTPKDGERTETKSGKSLGERLLAVAWDGEVLAAGGEDGEVGTWRARGE, from the exons ATGTCCGGCTCGACAaacggcgcagcgcgccagATCCCCGTGAACCTGTTCACCAGGTCAGACAAGTACGCGATCCCGCAGTCGACGTATTTCATCCCGGCCGACTGGCGGCGCTTCCAGCTCTCCGAGCTCATCAACAAGGTCCTCGGGCATGGCGCCGAGAGCGGGCTCGCGCCGGTCCCGTTCGACtttgtcgtcgacggcgaggtgctccgctcgtcgctcgacgcgtgGGTCAAGAAGCACcgcggggacgacgaggagacggccATCAACGTCGAGTACCTCCAGTCTGTGCTCCCCCCGTCTGAGGTCGGACGGTGGGAGCAGGACGACTGGGTCAGCGGGCTGAGCCTTGCGCGGCCTGG ACACctgctcgtctcgtcgtACCTCTCCAACGTGCAGGTCAcctccctctcctcctcgtcgccgctgtaCACGCTCCCCCTGcccacctcgctcggcgcgacctcAACAACGTGGGTCTCGCCCGCGTCCAGCACGTccgacatcctcgtcgcggccggcggcgtggaccGCGCGACTCACGTCttctcgctgccctcgctcgaccccgacgtgGCGGCAAGCGAGggcgcgaccgcgcgcgaggtgtaCACGCTCATGGGGCACACTGGGCCCATCAGCTCGGTCGCGGCCAGCAGCGGTCGCGACATCCTCTCGGCAAGCTGGGACGGCCTGCTCCACCTCTATGTCCtgccggccgccgagccagaggaGCACCAGGTGCCTGCCGAGCCGACAAGCTACCTCCCCGGCCAGAAGAAGcggcgcaagctcgagggcgacgcgccgcggaTCATCGAGGGGCTGACGGACGgagacgtcggcgagggcggatGGCGCTGCGTGCCCGACCTCGTCTTCCGCGGACACCATGGTCGCGTGGGCGCGGGCATCTTTGATCGCGAGGACGCGGGACGTGTCTGGTCGGCTGGGTGGGACGGCTCGGTGCGCGGGTGGGATGCTGAGAGCGGCGCTGGTGTCATCGTGCGC CAAGGACCCTCCGACAAGGCcctcctctgcctcgacCAGTTCGCGCAGACTGCCACCCTCGCGGCCGGATCAATGGACCGCACCGTCACGCTGTGGGACACGCGCCAGGCGACGTCGCTGATCGCCGCGACGTTCAACCTCGTCTCGCCCGTGCCCTCGATCGCCTGCCACCCCACCTCGCCATTCACgttcgccgccgcgacaTATGCGGGCAACGTGCAGATCTGGGACGTGCGTTCCCCCAAGCATGCGCTGTTTAGCGTCAAGCGCACgcccaaggacggcgagcgcaccGAGACCAAGAGCGGCAAgagcctcggcgagcggctgcTCGCGGTCGCttgggacggcgaggtgctcgctgccggtggcgaggacggcgaggtgggcaCGTGGCGCGCACGGGGGGAGTAG
- the NCBP gene encoding Eukaryotic translation initiation factor NCBP, translating to MSIPPATRRTTSLTGSSRLSLSVGTKPAAPVPSAAAGRHLLRQEWSISYVHRPPGTKVDYEKEIHKVATFGSIESFLHLYAHITSPADLAPVTDILCFLSRIQRPGIWEEMVNGGKFTIRLLHPITPVLYEALLFALIGDQFDQADTVVGCVLSVRQTESILSVWVEEEGEGVRSGALKEKILSVLGLPPTTMCEYRANKALLDAASSLKDKLAEGGQQSQQPFEGGASQHHGGGGAGGSGFGGHGHGGHAGHGAHGGQGYHGHQQYGNRSHHEPREPRERGERGERGERGERGERSTGHYREPRPPREDGERRNGWGSGFRREQ from the exons ATGTCCATCCCGCCAGCTACGCGCCGCACCACGAGCTTGacgggctcgtcgcgtcTCTCGCTGAGCGTGGGCAccaagcccgccgcgccggtgccCAGCGCTGCGGCCGGCCGCCACCTGCTGCGCCAGGA atGGTCCATTAGCTACGTCCACCGTCCACCTGGGACCAAGGTCGACTACGAGAAGGAGATCCACAAGGTCGCGACGTTTGGCTCG aTCGAGTCCTTTCTCCACCTCTACGCGCACATCACGTCACCCGCAGACCTGGCGCCCGTGACCGACATTTTGTGTTTTTTGAGCCGGATCCAGCGGCCCGGTATCTGGGAGGAGATGGTCAA cggcggcaagtTTACCATTCGGCTGCTGCACCCGATCACGCCCGTGCTGTACGAGGCGCTGCTGTTTGCTCTGATTGGCGACCAGTTTGACCAGGCCGACACGGTCGTCGGGTGTGTCCTGAGCGTGCGCCAGACCGAGTCCATCTTGAGTGTgtgggtcgaggaggagggtgagggtgtgCGCTCAGGCGCATTGAA AGAGAAGATTCTTTCTGTTCTCGGCCTCCCCCCAACCACCATGTGCGAGTACCGTGCCAACAAGGCATTGCTGGacgctgcgtcgtcgctcaaggacaagctgGCCGAGGGTGGCCAGCAGTCGCAGCAGCCATTTGAGGGCGGTGCGTCGCagcaccacggcggcggcggcgctggtggcagCGGATTTGGAGggcacggccacggcgggcACGCTGGACATGGCGCGCACGGTGGACAGGGCTACCACGGCCACCAGCAGTATGGCAACCGCAGCCACCACGAGCCCCGCGAGCCCCGCGAACGTGGGGAACGTggagagcgcggcgagcgtggggagcgaggcgagcgcaGCACTGGCCACTACCGTGAGCCCCGGCCGCCCCgggaggacggcgagcgacggAACGGCTGGGGCAGCGGATTTCGTAGGGAGCAATAG
- the SOH1 gene encoding Mediator of RNA polymerase II transcription subunit 31: protein MQQLPTILPPPPLPDGSEQQRPPERHANLVRFQSELEFVQCLANPLYLHELHVQRYFEDPAFLKYLEYLDYWRKPEYVRFIIYPTCLAYLQLLHTPTFRTMLGDMGFVGELMRIGTTHFETWRAEKEDKVKAEPEATPEASAPADEKPDIEADA from the exons ATGCAGCAACTCCCCACCATcctcccgcccccgccattacccgacggcagcgagcagcagcgcccgcCAGAGCGGCACGCCAACCTCGTGCGCTTCCagtccgagctcgag TTTGTGCAGTGCCTCGCGAATCCACTATACCTCCACGAGCTGCACGTCCAGCGATACTTTGAGGACCCCGCGTTCCTCAAGTATCTCGAGTATCTCGATTACTGGCGCAAGCCAGAGTATGTCCGCTTCATCAT CTACCCCACCTGCCTGGCCTACCTCCAGCTCCTGCACACGCCGACGTTCCGTACCATGCTCGGCGACATGGGGTTCGTCGGCGAGTTGATGCGTATCGGCACGACGCACTTCGAGACCTG gcGCGCAGAGAAGGAAGACAAGGTCAAGGCAGAGCCCGAGGCCACGCccgaggcgtcggcgccagcagaCGAAAAGCCCGACATCGAAGCAGACGCATAG
- the SPCC1183.03c gene encoding Frataxin, mitochondrial: MSLRTAARLLQRNVPRLAARPAASAAVAAARLPLRTVTRPLGATRHASSTPKGDPGLDPSIAVRDLTDAEYADRADADMDLLHEAIEVLVEDFGAANWEVEYSSGVMTVTLPPIGTYVINKQPPNHQIWVSSPVSGPQRFSYGKDVEGWVHHRKAGVSLGALLDAEFKVLLKEQLNEEGWEGTGLK; the protein is encoded by the exons ATGTCCCTACGCACCGCGGCGCGACTTCTCCAGCGCAACGTGCCTCGTCTGGCCGCGAGGCCAGCGGCCTCAGCAGcggtggcagcggctcgTCTGCCTCTGCGCACCGTTACCCGCCCGCTCGGGGCCACACGAcacgcctcgtcgacgccaaagGGCGACCCAGGCCTCGACCCGTCCATTGCCGTGCG CGACCTCACCGACGCAGAGTACGCCGaccgcgctgacgccgacatGGACCTGCTGCACGAGGCGATCGAGGTGCTGGTCGAGGACTTTGGCGCGGCCAACTGGGAGGTGGAGTACAGT TCCGGCGTCATGACCGTCACCCTGCCGCCCATCGGCACGTACGTGATCAACAAGCAGCCGCCAAACCACCAGATCTGGGTCAGCTCGCCCGTGTCTGGCCCTCAGCGCTTCAGCTACggcaaggacgtcgaggggTGGGTGCACCACCGCAAGGCTGGCGTGTcgcttggcgcgctgctcgacgccgagttcaAGGTCTTGTTGAAGGAGCAGCTCAATgaggaggggtgggagggCACAGGACTCAAGTAG
- the TPK1_0 gene encoding thiamine pyrophosphokinase 1: MVQLGTRTTWTRQTRVAALVSVWLLVLCFVSLWLAAGEVTSIPSYVKTTGEGIASQFAAAKCDNASEVAEIERLAADATSLRAAAEQAKADSARLTTWNGGPLCSQPIVDALAALDNKWGSIGLDMSVAHWGTGARVRRAVSKLLKGEEFTIGVMGGSLTYGHGLPEGGSPWPLLVEAGLKKVFPAAKVKVVNGAIPATGTDYFQACYQHHVPGSSDIFVLEGAVNDLIIEDKGEGGGLSVDTTIHTEHLVRDILGKRPDNAVIMFSAFASSREWFNGADKHSTVAAFYDVPRITMRTFLYQYILQNEGSQFDFYGTADREHPNQAGQEYMADIFLHYLLREACRAETLTSVHDTALLDGKKYPGLSGTALKGHFDPFALPRIRVHDSIYAVQAPEVHSYCRSANVRDAADRPALYPSAKTGDWDQVGWSDKHFWSSSTPGERITFSDIPVSEGTLSIFYLRGPHEGSMLCWYDDNRTHAQQVIGYWDYVNVGSIGVVATGLPAKNYSLTCEIDKETKAEGNETVAHIIAVMTRGGDSGVDADGSIRFDRSVLRDFAGERLSVGRTVVDDVLAKIAPSTQLGNNRLSAGQVHAVFRLLSHRRNGVLDPELVFVPAEPLPLDPEKEVPAPPRRSSVRVSSAPSTATTPTGWPDKASKRPSLPPRPRSPSSSPPASPPIDARPRKSLPMGNSLDPFRDIPSPSNSPAKSRAYSASAAVGSNNPFRASIVAAADVAVDPLETISAPPTASTSSAPRPPLPPRKPSVRRPGSALPPRVPSLSKSKTRPTRADSTSSSFSDASRNEPTSTSQPSDLMQQSLAAAQASASVRQRRGKEEAVLQVIRSSAIERPQPPPPAGRRDIIDTVNRAVRESQVDPPPPPPQRVPSASSRVKPPVAPRPSPTPVPLSAAFNTVAEGYKAKYPGLRTWSPVGLLADRPGRTNYAMIILNQQITRRDTLYRAWAASTVRLCADGGANRLYDALDAEERAIMLPTMIKGDLDSLRSDVRAYYSSKGVAIKRDPSEYATDLMKCMEEVEAIEKASGKQFALLFYGGFSGRLDQTVHTMSVLLKLREKRRETYVISEDSLAWVTDTGAHLIDIDHATMGQTCGILPIGVEDAFVRTEGLKWNLNWVTSIGGELSTSNHLLPSEPAVFLETTAPVFWTVEIQPNLAIPLLKSPLSPADEVARGVKDLGMGIARAAGEVRKDFGRRLSTRQVPSHAAAPNGVGQLGDRERERGERAGLVRNSDDEYAERERDVDGYAQLD, encoded by the exons ATGGTCCAACTCGGCACCCGTACGACCTGGACGCGGCAaacgcgcgtcgcggcgctaGTGAGCGTGTGGCTGCTCGTGCTGTGCTTCGTCTCGCTGTGGCTTGCGGCGGGCGAAGTGACCTCTATCCCGTCGTATGTCAAGACGACAGGCGAGGGCATCGCGTCGCAGTTCGCTGCTGCGAAATGCGACAACGCGtccgaggtggccgagattgagcgcctcgctgccgacgcgacgagcctgcgcgcggccgccgagcaggccaaggccgactcTGCGCGGCTGACGACATGGAACGGCGGCCCGCTCTGCTCGCAGCCTATCGTCGatgcgctcgctgcgctcgacaACAAGTGGGGCTCCATCGGCCTCGACATGAGCGTCGCGCACTGGGGTAccggtgcgcgcgtgcgccgcgccgtgtccAAGCTGTTGAAGGGGGAGGAGTTT ACAATCGGCGTCATGGGCGGCTCGTTGACATACGGCCACGGCCTGCCCGAGGGCGGCTCGCCATGGCCCCTTCTCGTGGAGGCCGGCCTCAAGAAGGTGTTCCCCGCCGCAAaggtcaaggtcgtcaaCGGCGCCATCCCGGCCACGGGGACAGACTACTTCCAGGCTTGCTACCAGCACCATGTGCCCGGCAGCTCGGACATCTTCGTGCTGGAAGGGGCGGTGAACGATCTGATCAT CGAGGATAAgggcgaaggcggcggcctgAGCGTCGACACGACAATCCACACCGAACACCTCGTCCGTGACATCCTCGGTAAGCGGCCAGACAACGCCGTCATCATGTTCTCTGCGTTCGCATCATCGCGCGAATGGTTCAACGGCGCAGACAAGCACtcgaccgtcgccgccttctACGACGTGCCCCGCATCACTATGCGCACATTCCTCTACCAGTACATCCTGCAGAACGAGGGGTCGCAGTTCGACTTTTATGGCACGGCGGACAGGGAGCACCCGAACCAGGCGGGACAGGAGTACATGGCTGATATCT tccTGCACTACCTCCTCCGCGAGGCATGCCGCGCCGAGACCCTCACCTCGGTGCACGACACGGCCCTGCTCGACGGGAAGAAGTACCCGGGGTTGAGCGGCACCGCGCTCAAGGGCCACTTTGACCCGTTCGCGCTACCGCGCATCCGCGTCCACGACAGCATCTACGCGGTGCAGGCGCCAGAGGTCCACTCGTACTGCCGTTCCGCGAacgtgcgcgacgcggccgaccgGCCCGCGCTGTACCCCAGCGCCAAGACGGGCGACTGGGACCAGGTCGGCTGGTCGGACAAGCACTTctggagctcgtcgacccccgGCGAGCGCATCACGTTCAGCGATATCCCCGTCAGCGAGGGCACACTGTCCATCTTCTACCTCCGCGGGCCGCACGAGGGGTCCATGCTCTGCTGGTACGACGACAaccgcacacacgcacagcAGGTAATCGGCTACTGGGACTATGTCAACGTCGGCAGCATCGGAGTCGTTGCGACTGGCCTCCCAGCGAAGAACTACAGCTTGACTTGCGAGATCGACAAGGAGACCAAGGCTGAGGGTAACGAGACGGTCGCGCATATCATCGCCGTGATGA cgcggggcggcgacagcggcgtcgacgctgaCGGCTCGATCCGCTTCGACCGCTCCGTGCTGCGCGACTTtgccggcgagcgcctgAGCGTCGGTCGCACTGTCGTCGATGAC GTACTCGCCAAGATCGCCCCCTCGACGCAGCTGGGGAACAATAGGCTCTCGGCGGGGCAGGTGCACGCCGTGTTCCGGCTGCTGTCGCACCGGCGTaacggcgtgctcgaccccgagctggTGTTCGTGCCGG CCGAGCCCCTgccgctcgaccccgagaaggaggtgcccgcgccgccgcgccgctcgagcgTCCGCGTCAGCTCGGCCCCAAGcacggcaacgacgccgaccggcTGGCCCGACAAGGCGAGCAAGCGCCCcagcctgccgccgcgcccgcgctccccgtcgtcctcgccaccagcgtcgccgcccatCGACGCGCGGCCGCGCAAGAGCCTCCCGATGGGCAACAGCCTCGACCCGTTCCGCGATATCCCCAGCCCGTCCAACTCGCCCGCCAAGTCGCGCGCGTActctgcctcggcggcggtaggGAGCAACAACCCTTTCCGCGCGAgcatcgtcgccgctgccgacgtcgctgTCGACCCGCTGGAGACGATCAGTGCGCCGCctacggcgtcgacgtcgtccgcgccgaggccacctCTGCCGCCCCGGAAGCCGAGCGTCAGGCGGCCTGGGTCTGCGCTCCCGCCTCGCGTGCCGTCGCTGTCAAAGTCGAagacgcggccgacgcgcgccgactcgacgtcgtcgtcgttctccgacgcgtcgaggaaCGAGCCGACAAGCACGTCCCAGCCATCTGATCTGATGCAGCAGAGCCTGGCCGCAGCCCAGGCCAGCGCTAGCGttcgccagcgccgcgggaaggaggaggcagTGTTACAGGTTAtccgctcgtcggccatcGAGAGGCCGCAGCCTCCAccgccggctggccggcgCGACATCATTGACACTGTGAACCGCGCTGTGCGCGAGTCGCAGGTCGACccgccacctcccccaccacaGCGTGTGCCGTCTGCATCATCGCGTGTCAAGCCGCCAGTCGCGCCCAGGCCGTCCCCCACCCCCGTGCCCCTCTCTGCGGCGTTCAACACTGTCGCAGAAGGGTACAAGGCAAAGTACCCCGGCCTCCGGACATGGTCGCCTGTTGGGTTGCTTGCCGATCGGCCCGGACGGACAAACTACGCCATGATCATTTTAAATCAGCAGATCACGCGCCGGGACACGCTGTACCGCGCGTGGGCGGCAAGCACGGTGAGGCTGtgcgccgacggcggtgcgAACCGTCTCTACGATGCTCTGGACGCTGAGGAGCGTGCCAT TATGCTCCCTACCATGATCAagggcgacctcgactcgcTGCGCTCCGACGTCCGAGCGTACTACTCATCCAAGGGCGTGGCCATCAAGCGCGACCCGTCAGAGTACGCGACGGATCTGATGAAGTGCatggaggaggtggaggcgaTTGAGAAGGCTAGCGGCAAGCAG TTCGCGCTACTCTTCTATGGTGGATTCTCCGGGAGACTCGACCAAACCGTCCACACCATGTCGGTTTTACTCAAACTCCGCGAGAAACGCCGCGAGACATATGTCATCAGCGAGGACTCACTGGCCTGGGTGACCGACACGGGCGCGCACCTCATCGATATTGATCACGCGACCATGGGCCAGACGTGTGGCATCCTTCCTATTGGTGTCGAGGACGCGTTTGTCCGCACCGAGGGGCTCAAGTGGAACCTGAACTGGGTCACGTCtatcggcggcgagctcagCACGTCGAATCACCTTTTGCCGTCTGAACCGGCCGTGTTCCTGGAGACGACAGCGCCAGTTTTCTGGACGGTGGAGATCCAGCCCAACCTCGCCATCCCGTTGCTCAAATCGCCGCTGTcacccgccgacgaggtcgcgcggggcgtcaaggacctcggTATGGGTATTGCTCGTGCAGCCGGAGAGGTGCGCAAGGACTTTGGCCGCCGGCTGTCGACCCGGCAGGTGCCTAGCCACGCGGCTGCTCCCAACGGGGTGGGGCAACTTGGTGACCGTGAACGTGAGCGTGGGGAACGGGCTGGGCTGGTGAGaaacagcgacgacgagtatgctgagcgtgagcgtgatGTTGATGGCTATGCTCAGCTCGACTag
- the PEX14 gene encoding Peroxisomal membrane protein PER10, with translation MAESRQELVRNAVLFLNDPKVQSSSLTQRIEFLQGKGLSEPEIQQALHEAANPGAASAPAAASLTSPVAAPPAYARSTAAPQYAPAQQGGYVPYGNVYAVPPPEPPKRDWRDVFIMAVVSGGVVYGLAALARKYLTPHLQPPSSTAFQETSQALTEQYDAAAAALADLKAETEALSKSTEAERARLSAALDEVEEAARAVRDAETRWRDDMREVRGEVESVRELVPRMIEKHSAAQSAALTELQSELRSLKTLLVARQGGAAAPAQPATPATEGGSGAASPTPSATQTAANALLAPRGKASIPAWQLAPSASASNGASASSNASTGTSTTSSPRAETA, from the exons ATGGCAGAGAGCAGGCAAGAGCTGGTGCGCAATGCCGTGCTCTTCCTCAACGACCCAAAG GTCCAATCCTCCTCCCTAACGCAGCGCATCGAGTTCCTACAAGGCAAAGGGCTGAGCGAGCCCGAGATCCAGCAGGCGCTGCACGAGGCGGCCAACCCCGGTGCTGcttcggcgccagcagcggccagcCTCACGAGCCCCGTCGCTGCTCCGCCGGCGTACGCGCGTTCGACGGCAGCACCGCAGTACGCACCCGCACAGCAGGGCGGATACGTGCCCTATGGCAATGTGTatgccgtgccgccgcctgagCCGCCTAAGCGCGACTGGCGCGATGTGTTT ATCATGGCCGTCGTGTCCGGCGGTGTCGTCTACGGCCTTGCAGCGCTGGCAAGG AAATACCTCACGCCCCACCTGCAGCCCCCGTCCTCCACGGCCTTCCAGGAGACGTCGCAGGCCCTGACGGAGCAgtacgacgcggccgcggccgcgctcgcggaccTCAAGGCGGAGACGGAGGCGCTGTCGAAGTCAACggaagccgagcgcgcgcgtctgtccgccgcgctcgacgaggtggaggaggccgccCGCGCGGTGCGggacgccgagacgcgctggcgcgacgacatgcgcgaggtgcgcggcgaggtcgagagcgtgcgcgagctcgtgccgcgCATGATTGAGAAGCACTCGGCCGCGCAGAGCGCGGCGCTCACCGAGCTCCAGAGCGAGCTGCGCAGCCTCAAgacgctgctcgtcgcgcgccagggcggcgccgcggcgcccgcgcaGCCCGCTACACCTGCGACCGAgggcgggagcggcgcggcaagcccgacgccgagcgcgacgcagacggcggcgaacgcgctcctcgcgccccGCGGTAAGGCGTCCATCCCCGCCTGGCagctcgcgccgtccgctTCCGCGAGTaacggcgccagcgcgagctcgaacGCTAGCACGGGTAccagcacgacgagctcgccccgcgccgagacggcaTAG